One Pelomicrobium methylotrophicum DNA segment encodes these proteins:
- a CDS encoding Stp1/IreP family PP2C-type Ser/Thr phosphatase, whose translation MKLGEALEMVSVTDAGMVRTHNEDSVGTLPEQGIAILADGMGGYNAGEVASGIAVSLISAELSQALAQRDPAAIDPESGRPLAEIMLRDEIRRANASVYQAAQSQPQYAGMGTTLVVTLFFDNRVAIGHIGDSRTYRLRGEQLTQITKDHSLLQEQIDSGMISREEARRSCHKNLVTRALGIDPEVEPEIHVHDVQSEDIYLLCSDGLNDMVEDEEIRLTLLALRSNLPLAAHQLVQMANDNGGRDNVSVILIRVKHEFPVRRRGLLRLLSKLKK comes from the coding sequence ATGAAATTGGGAGAGGCGCTGGAAATGGTCAGCGTCACCGATGCTGGCATGGTCCGTACCCATAACGAAGACAGCGTCGGAACCCTTCCGGAACAGGGGATCGCCATCCTGGCAGACGGTATGGGCGGCTACAACGCGGGAGAGGTGGCCAGTGGAATCGCGGTGTCGCTGATCTCGGCCGAACTCAGCCAAGCGCTTGCTCAGCGAGATCCGGCGGCTATCGATCCTGAAAGTGGAAGGCCGCTGGCGGAAATCATGCTCAGGGACGAAATCCGGCGAGCGAATGCGTCGGTCTATCAAGCCGCGCAGAGCCAACCTCAATACGCCGGCATGGGAACCACCCTCGTCGTGACCTTGTTTTTTGACAATCGCGTCGCCATCGGCCACATCGGAGATTCCCGTACCTACCGGCTCAGGGGCGAGCAGTTGACCCAGATCACCAAGGACCACTCACTCCTCCAGGAGCAGATCGACAGCGGCATGATCAGCAGGGAAGAGGCGCGGCGGTCGTGTCACAAGAACCTGGTGACGCGGGCCTTGGGGATCGATCCCGAGGTCGAGCCCGAGATCCATGTCCACGATGTGCAGTCCGAGGACATCTACCTGCTTTGCTCGGATGGTCTGAACGACATGGTGGAAGACGAGGAGATCCGCCTCACCCTGCTTGCCCTGCGCTCCAACCTGCCGCTGGCAGCGCACCAGTTGGTGCAGATGGCGAACGATAACGGCGGTCGGGACAACGTATCGGTCATTCTTATCCGGGTCAAGCACGAGTTCCCGGTACGGCGGCGCGGACTCTTGCGCCTGCTTTCGAAGTTGAAGAAGTAG
- a CDS encoding methionyl-tRNA formyltransferase, whose protein sequence is MRVAIIGQQEFGKAVMEAFLSRGDTVAGVFVAPEKEGAKPDPLKVAAQEKGLPLFQFPSYRKAEAQDALRQLNVDIGIMAYVLLFAPQEFVNIPKHGTIQYHPSLLPRYRGPSSINWPIIRGDTRTGLTIFRPTDGLDEGPVILQKEVEIGPDETLGEVYFNKLFPLGVQAMLEAADLVVAGKHKEVVQDESQASYEGWCREGEARINWHNHVDIVYNLIRGCNPAPGAWTTLNGKKLQIFDARKTIYRRFGDVSGKIGEITEITDTSFKVTAQGGQIEVMRVKPEDGKKVAASEFVKSAGITVGTRLGT, encoded by the coding sequence GTGCGAGTTGCAATCATCGGTCAGCAAGAGTTTGGCAAGGCGGTCATGGAAGCTTTCCTTTCCCGGGGCGACACGGTCGCGGGGGTGTTCGTGGCTCCAGAGAAGGAGGGGGCAAAGCCCGATCCGCTGAAGGTGGCGGCCCAGGAAAAAGGCTTGCCGCTGTTCCAGTTCCCCTCCTACAGGAAGGCGGAGGCCCAGGACGCGCTGCGTCAGCTCAACGTGGACATCGGCATCATGGCCTACGTGCTGCTGTTCGCGCCCCAGGAGTTCGTGAACATTCCGAAGCACGGGACGATCCAGTACCATCCGTCCCTGCTGCCGAGATACCGCGGCCCCAGTTCGATCAACTGGCCCATCATCCGCGGGGACACGCGCACCGGGCTCACCATCTTCCGCCCCACCGACGGGCTGGACGAAGGGCCGGTCATCCTGCAGAAGGAAGTCGAGATCGGTCCCGACGAGACCCTGGGGGAGGTGTACTTCAATAAACTGTTCCCCCTCGGCGTTCAGGCAATGCTCGAGGCTGCGGACCTCGTGGTGGCGGGCAAGCACAAGGAAGTGGTGCAAGACGAATCCCAGGCGAGCTACGAGGGCTGGTGCCGGGAAGGCGAAGCCCGCATCAACTGGCATAACCATGTGGACATCGTTTACAACCTCATCCGGGGCTGCAACCCGGCGCCCGGGGCGTGGACGACCCTGAACGGGAAGAAGCTGCAGATCTTCGATGCGCGGAAGACGATCTACCGGCGGTTCGGCGATGTGAGCGGCAAGATCGGCGAGATCACTGAAATCACCGATACCAGCTTCAAGGTGACCGCGCAAGGAGGGCAGATCGAAGTCATGCGCGTGAAGCCGGAAGACGGCAAGAAGGTCGCCGCGAGCGAATTCGTCAAAAGCGCGGGGATCACCGTGGGCACGCGCTTGGGAACCTGA
- the frc gene encoding formyl-CoA transferase — protein MDKALSGFRILDMTHVQAGPTASQLLAWLGADVIKLEPPTGDVTRGQLRDIPDADSLYFTMLNCNKRSITVNLKNAMGKEVLTDLIKKCDVLMENFGPGVLDRLGFSWEKVQQINPRIVMASIKGFGSTGPYADFKAYENVAQAMGGSMSTTGFPDGPPLVTGAQIGDSGTGLHLAIGILAALHHRNRTGRGQYVEVAMMDGVMNLCRVKFRDHQRLQRGPLPEYSVPTQGLAATPRAGNDSGGGQLGNAIKCKPGGPNDYLYVVVQEAVWEALAHRVGGEALAKDPRFATIGERRKNQAEMWRILNDFASQYTKWELMKIFNELDVPCGPVMSTEDLMNDEHVRLREMIVELDHPQRGKWYNVGMPIKLSNSPVEIKRSPLLGEHTDEILTEVLGYSQDHINSLREAGAFSKQPAKVPEYHEPRVD, from the coding sequence ATGGACAAAGCACTCTCGGGATTTCGAATCCTGGATATGACGCACGTTCAGGCGGGGCCGACCGCCTCGCAGCTGCTTGCATGGCTCGGGGCTGATGTGATCAAGCTAGAGCCGCCCACGGGCGACGTGACTCGCGGACAGTTGCGCGACATTCCTGACGCGGACAGCCTGTATTTCACCATGCTCAACTGCAACAAGCGGTCGATCACGGTGAACCTCAAGAACGCCATGGGCAAGGAGGTGCTGACCGACCTGATCAAGAAGTGCGATGTGCTCATGGAGAACTTCGGTCCTGGTGTTCTGGACCGGCTGGGCTTTTCTTGGGAAAAGGTTCAGCAGATCAACCCCCGCATCGTAATGGCCTCGATCAAAGGGTTTGGCAGCACGGGGCCGTACGCCGATTTCAAGGCGTACGAGAACGTAGCCCAAGCCATGGGGGGCTCGATGAGTACCACTGGCTTCCCCGACGGCCCTCCGCTGGTCACTGGCGCCCAGATCGGGGACTCGGGAACGGGGCTTCATCTCGCCATCGGCATCCTCGCGGCACTGCATCACCGCAACCGCACCGGGCGCGGCCAGTATGTGGAGGTGGCGATGATGGATGGAGTCATGAACCTGTGCCGGGTCAAGTTCCGCGACCATCAGCGTCTTCAGCGTGGACCGCTACCTGAGTATTCCGTGCCGACGCAGGGGCTGGCGGCCACACCGCGGGCGGGCAACGACTCCGGGGGCGGGCAGCTCGGCAACGCCATCAAGTGCAAGCCGGGCGGTCCCAACGATTACCTGTACGTCGTCGTTCAGGAAGCGGTCTGGGAGGCGCTGGCTCATCGCGTGGGCGGCGAGGCACTGGCGAAGGACCCGCGCTTTGCCACCATCGGCGAGCGTCGCAAGAACCAGGCCGAGATGTGGCGTATCCTGAACGATTTCGCCTCCCAGTACACCAAGTGGGAGCTTATGAAGATCTTCAACGAGCTGGACGTCCCCTGCGGTCCCGTTATGAGCACTGAAGATCTCATGAACGACGAGCACGTGAGGCTTCGGGAGATGATCGTCGAGCTCGACCATCCCCAGCGTGGCAAGTGGTACAACGTCGGGATGCCGATCAAGCTCTCGAATTCGCCGGTCGAGATCAAGCGCTCTCCGCTCTTGGGAGAGCATACAGACGAGATTCTGACCGAGGTGCTCGGCTATTCGCAGGATCACATCAACTCCCTGCGCGAGGCGGGCGCTTTTTCCAAACAGCCCGCCAAGGTGCCGGAGTACCACGAGCCGCGGGTCGACTGA
- a CDS encoding thiamine pyrophosphate-binding protein yields the protein MGTVETQVASGQDVKLISGGQIVAKFLKQEGVNHIFTISGGHIIDIYNGCLDEGIRIVDVRHEQVAAHAADAYARITGNLGCAVVTAGPGTTDAVTGVANAFRAESPMLLIGGGGPLKQYKMGALQDLAHVPMMTPITKFASTVMTTERCAEMMSQAVREMYNGAPGPGYLEIPHDVLDAKVDASKVRIPKNYRVRGEFIGDPNELARAADVIANAERPVVLFGTQTRTCRAHEAVDRFARHFNIPVYVNGAARGTLPRNHPYNFMPSRRVAFDNADVIFLVGTPLDFRMGYGRRLNPKAKVIILDMDYKNVGYNRDFDIGLVGNIRAILNAMCEASKGDVARKHDPFIKMLREEEEKTKSKNDKIIKDDSRVPIHPLRLVHEINEFLLEDTVFIGDGGDIVTFSGSVVKPHKPGGWMDPGPLGTLGVGTGFALASKLLQPERDVVVLFGDGSFGLTGFDFETMVRNKLPFVGVIGNNASWNQIRYGQAMKYGKERGDVGNVTADVRFDRFAEAMGGFGIRVTEPSQIRPALEKARDSGVPALVDVVIDREVYSSGTMNQTMYK from the coding sequence ATGGGAACCGTTGAAACGCAAGTCGCCAGCGGGCAGGACGTAAAGCTCATCAGCGGCGGCCAGATCGTAGCCAAGTTTCTCAAGCAGGAGGGAGTCAACCATATCTTTACCATCTCGGGCGGTCACATCATCGACATCTATAACGGGTGCCTCGACGAAGGCATCCGTATCGTGGATGTCCGCCATGAGCAGGTGGCCGCCCACGCGGCCGACGCCTACGCCAGGATCACCGGCAATCTCGGGTGTGCGGTGGTGACTGCGGGTCCGGGCACCACCGATGCCGTGACCGGCGTGGCCAACGCCTTCCGCGCCGAGTCGCCGATGCTGCTCATCGGCGGCGGCGGACCTCTCAAGCAGTACAAGATGGGCGCGCTGCAGGACCTGGCTCACGTGCCCATGATGACGCCGATCACCAAGTTTGCCTCCACGGTCATGACCACCGAGCGCTGCGCGGAAATGATGAGCCAGGCGGTGCGCGAGATGTACAACGGCGCCCCCGGCCCCGGCTACCTCGAGATTCCGCACGACGTGCTCGATGCAAAGGTCGATGCGTCGAAGGTCCGTATTCCCAAGAACTACCGGGTGCGGGGCGAATTCATTGGCGATCCCAACGAGCTTGCCAGGGCAGCTGATGTCATTGCCAACGCCGAGCGCCCGGTGGTCCTGTTCGGCACGCAGACGCGCACCTGCCGGGCTCACGAGGCGGTGGACCGCTTTGCCCGGCACTTTAACATTCCTGTGTACGTGAACGGCGCGGCGCGCGGCACGCTGCCCCGTAACCACCCTTATAACTTCATGCCTTCCCGGCGCGTCGCGTTCGACAACGCGGACGTGATCTTCCTCGTAGGCACGCCTTTGGATTTCCGCATGGGCTACGGCCGGCGCCTGAACCCCAAGGCGAAGGTCATCATTCTCGACATGGACTACAAGAATGTCGGGTACAACCGCGATTTCGACATCGGCCTGGTCGGCAACATCCGGGCGATCCTCAACGCCATGTGCGAAGCTTCCAAGGGCGATGTCGCACGCAAGCACGATCCCTTCATCAAGATGCTGCGCGAAGAAGAGGAAAAGACCAAAAGCAAGAACGACAAGATCATCAAAGACGACAGCCGCGTGCCGATTCACCCGCTGCGCCTGGTTCACGAGATCAATGAGTTCTTGCTGGAAGACACCGTCTTCATCGGCGACGGTGGCGATATCGTGACCTTCTCGGGTTCGGTGGTGAAGCCTCACAAGCCTGGCGGCTGGATGGATCCGGGTCCCCTGGGGACCCTCGGCGTGGGCACCGGTTTCGCCCTCGCGTCGAAGCTCCTGCAGCCCGAGCGCGACGTGGTGGTGCTCTTCGGTGACGGTTCCTTTGGCCTGACCGGCTTCGATTTCGAAACCATGGTGCGCAACAAGCTGCCCTTCGTCGGGGTGATCGGCAACAACGCCTCGTGGAACCAGATCCGCTATGGACAGGCGATGAAGTACGGTAAGGAACGAGGCGACGTGGGCAACGTGACCGCCGACGTCCGCTTCGACAGGTTTGCCGAGGCGATGGGCGGTTTTGGCATCCGGGTGACGGAACCCAGCCAGATCCGGCCGGCGCTGGAGAAGGCGCGGGATTCGGGTGTCCCGGCGCTGGTGGACGTGGTGATCGACCGGGAAGTGTACTCGAGCGGCACCATGAACCAGACGATGTACAAGTAG
- a CDS encoding Crp/Fnr family transcriptional regulator yields MVALVSHPEYKILRLQLRQNLVLKNMSPEAWAELEPMLEIADYPKGKSLENQGDLSMEQYFIIEGILKRVVTNKEGKEMILRFAAESDIDTSYAAWRLKTPIPYSIRAVTRVRTAKLSMEQWVRFMDRHPSVKADFEFEVMKLMSEVMAHTITLHLLDAPGRVHRFMRKHPELTERLPKKELASYLNLSPETLSRLKHKGKIEL; encoded by the coding sequence ATGGTCGCTCTCGTCTCCCACCCCGAATACAAAATCCTGCGCCTGCAGCTCAGGCAGAACCTCGTTCTCAAGAACATGTCTCCCGAAGCGTGGGCCGAGCTGGAACCGATGCTGGAGATCGCCGACTACCCCAAGGGGAAATCGCTCGAGAACCAGGGGGACCTCTCGATGGAGCAGTACTTCATCATCGAAGGCATCCTCAAGCGGGTGGTGACGAACAAGGAGGGAAAGGAGATGATTCTGCGCTTTGCCGCGGAAAGCGACATCGATACGAGCTACGCGGCGTGGCGCCTGAAGACTCCCATTCCGTATTCCATCCGCGCCGTCACGCGCGTGCGCACCGCAAAGCTTTCCATGGAGCAGTGGGTTCGCTTCATGGATCGTCACCCGAGCGTCAAGGCCGACTTTGAGTTCGAAGTGATGAAGCTGATGAGCGAGGTGATGGCCCACACCATCACGCTGCATCTGTTGGATGCCCCGGGCAGAGTGCATCGCTTCATGCGCAAACACCCAGAGCTCACGGAGCGGCTTCCCAAAAAGGAGTTGGCGTCCTACTTGAACCTGTCGCCGGAAACCTTAAGCCGGCTCAAGCATAAGGGCAAGATCGAACTCTAG
- a CDS encoding cytidylate kinase family protein, translating into MPVIAMNQEMGSKGKDVAALLAQQLGLTLVRHEVVDHVAEKMRAKKSLIRRIMEGKAGIIEGMATDKKSLAIYTAEEVFELALKGNVVIRGWGATYLLRAVPHIPCIRVCAPLEVRMKWLMAQLETDDEELVREELRRSDAAHIANMQQRFGVTWGDPLIYDMVLNTERLSVETCVEEIKLLLQRPEFQETPQSRAKLQNLALEARVRSALKSDPDTDDINITIEADNGHVKLLGIVLHDSERVAAEKTARAVAGVAAVDNQLKVMSRSRLFTSEKYD; encoded by the coding sequence ATGCCAGTCATCGCGATGAATCAGGAGATGGGCTCCAAGGGCAAAGATGTGGCCGCCCTGCTGGCGCAACAGCTGGGCCTGACCCTGGTCCGGCACGAGGTGGTGGACCATGTGGCCGAAAAGATGAGGGCGAAGAAAAGCCTCATCCGCCGCATCATGGAGGGCAAGGCCGGCATCATCGAAGGCATGGCCACCGACAAAAAGAGCCTGGCCATCTACACTGCCGAGGAGGTGTTCGAACTTGCCCTGAAGGGGAATGTGGTGATCCGCGGCTGGGGCGCCACCTATCTGCTGCGCGCGGTGCCGCACATCCCGTGCATAAGGGTGTGCGCACCGTTGGAAGTGCGGATGAAGTGGCTAATGGCGCAGCTCGAGACCGACGACGAGGAGCTGGTGCGCGAGGAGCTGCGACGCAGCGACGCCGCACACATCGCCAATATGCAGCAGCGCTTTGGCGTTACTTGGGGCGATCCGCTGATCTACGACATGGTGCTCAACACCGAACGGCTTTCGGTGGAGACCTGTGTGGAAGAGATCAAGCTGCTTTTGCAGCGGCCCGAGTTTCAGGAGACGCCGCAATCGCGGGCCAAGCTGCAGAATCTGGCGCTGGAGGCGCGGGTGCGATCAGCCCTCAAGAGCGATCCCGATACGGACGACATCAACATTACCATCGAAGCCGACAATGGCCACGTAAAGCTGCTCGGCATCGTGTTGCACGATAGCGAGCGTGTCGCCGCGGAAAAGACTGCGCGCGCCGTGGCAGGCGTCGCGGCGGTGGACAACCAGCTCAAAGTGATGTCCCGGTCGCGCCTGTTCACGTCCGAGAAGTACGATTGA
- a CDS encoding tripartite tricarboxylate transporter permease, whose amino-acid sequence MEELSALFHGFAVVLTPQNFMLMLLGVVLGVIIGVLPGLGGANGIAILLPLTFSMDPTSAIIMLSCIYWGALFGGAITSILFNIPGEPWSVATTFDGYPLAQQGRAGEALTAAFTSSFFGALVAVIIITFLAPLVADFALEFGPPEFFSVYLLTFCSFVGMGKGSPFKIITSMMLGFALAAVGIDTVTGQLRLTFGISELLKGFDFLVAVIGLFGIGEILLTMEEGLEFRAAAQGKINPKVVLQTWAQLPKYWATAIRGSLIGCWLGITPGGATPASFMSYGVAKRMSKDGDKFGTGQIEGIVAPETAAHAAGTSALLPMISLGIPGSPTAAVLLGGLLIWGLQPGPLLFVEKADFVWGLIAAMYLGNVAGLIVVLTCVPLFAAILRIPFAVIAPVIIVICAVGAYTVANAQVDIWYMIAFGFIGYVFKKLDYPLAPLVLAIVLGDRAEDAFRQSMLVSQGDLTVLWSNWLVGSISTLALIMLFWPLISKGLKKLRAGKIDTLQEQRPVE is encoded by the coding sequence GTGGAAGAGCTATCAGCACTGTTTCACGGCTTCGCGGTGGTGCTCACTCCGCAGAACTTCATGCTCATGCTGCTGGGCGTGGTGCTCGGTGTGATCATCGGGGTATTGCCCGGTCTGGGCGGAGCGAACGGCATCGCGATCCTGTTGCCGCTCACTTTCTCCATGGACCCCACCTCCGCCATCATCATGCTCTCCTGCATCTACTGGGGGGCTTTGTTCGGTGGCGCCATCACGTCGATTCTGTTCAACATCCCAGGTGAGCCGTGGTCGGTGGCGACCACCTTCGACGGCTACCCCCTAGCCCAGCAGGGACGCGCTGGCGAGGCGCTGACAGCGGCCTTCACCTCGTCGTTTTTTGGCGCCCTGGTGGCGGTGATCATCATCACTTTCCTTGCGCCGCTGGTGGCCGATTTTGCCCTGGAGTTCGGCCCGCCTGAATTTTTCTCTGTCTACCTGCTCACTTTCTGCAGCTTCGTCGGCATGGGCAAGGGCTCGCCGTTCAAGATTATTACATCCATGATGCTGGGCTTCGCCCTGGCAGCGGTGGGCATCGACACGGTCACCGGTCAATTGCGACTTACCTTCGGCATCTCGGAGCTGCTCAAAGGCTTCGACTTCCTGGTCGCGGTGATCGGGCTGTTTGGTATCGGAGAGATCCTGCTGACCATGGAAGAAGGGCTGGAGTTCAGGGCCGCTGCCCAGGGCAAGATCAATCCCAAGGTCGTGCTCCAGACCTGGGCCCAGCTTCCCAAGTACTGGGCGACGGCCATTCGCGGATCGCTGATCGGGTGCTGGCTCGGGATCACCCCGGGCGGCGCCACCCCGGCCTCTTTCATGAGCTATGGGGTCGCCAAGCGGATGTCCAAGGACGGGGACAAGTTCGGCACCGGCCAGATCGAGGGCATCGTCGCCCCTGAAACGGCGGCCCACGCAGCGGGGACCAGCGCCCTGTTGCCCATGATCTCCCTCGGCATTCCTGGCTCTCCGACGGCGGCAGTCTTGTTGGGCGGGTTGCTGATCTGGGGCTTGCAGCCGGGGCCGCTGCTGTTTGTCGAGAAGGCGGATTTCGTCTGGGGCCTGATCGCTGCCATGTACCTGGGCAACGTCGCGGGCCTGATCGTGGTGCTCACCTGCGTGCCGCTCTTCGCCGCCATTCTGCGAATCCCGTTCGCGGTGATCGCACCGGTCATTATCGTCATTTGCGCGGTGGGCGCCTATACGGTGGCCAACGCTCAGGTGGACATCTGGTACATGATCGCCTTTGGTTTCATCGGCTACGTCTTCAAGAAGTTGGACTATCCGCTGGCGCCCCTGGTGCTGGCGATCGTCCTGGGGGACCGGGCCGAAGACGCGTTCCGGCAATCGATGCTGGTGTCCCAGGGCGATCTCACGGTGCTGTGGTCGAACTGGCTGGTGGGTAGCATCAGCACCCTGGCCCTCATCATGCTCTTCTGGCCGCTTATTTCCAAAGGGCTCAAGAAGCTGCGGGCCGGCAAGATCGACACGCTGCAGGAGCAGCGGCCTGTGGAATAG
- a CDS encoding tripartite tricarboxylate transporter TctB family protein — translation MEHSEGTQEKAGKSCPVWIVDAVTAAILMLVGAIVMYDSNRIGAAWAPQVGPQAGYFPFYIGLLIFVCSAVTFYQSTFSKNRNRSVFVEWGQFKQVLKVLVPSIVYAVGVGTIGIYVSSALFIGGFMLVLGKYKLLPTLIVSVGVSLVMFWMFEIQFLIPLPKGPLEAWLGY, via the coding sequence ATGGAACACAGTGAAGGAACGCAAGAAAAGGCGGGAAAGAGCTGCCCGGTATGGATCGTGGACGCTGTGACCGCCGCCATTCTCATGCTCGTCGGCGCGATCGTCATGTACGACAGCAACCGGATCGGGGCTGCGTGGGCGCCGCAGGTGGGGCCGCAGGCAGGCTATTTCCCGTTCTACATCGGGTTGCTGATCTTCGTCTGCAGCGCGGTGACGTTTTATCAGTCCACCTTCTCCAAGAACCGCAACCGCTCGGTGTTTGTGGAGTGGGGACAGTTTAAGCAGGTGCTCAAGGTACTGGTCCCGTCGATCGTCTACGCCGTTGGCGTCGGCACTATTGGCATCTACGTGTCGTCCGCGCTGTTCATCGGCGGCTTCATGCTGGTGCTGGGAAAGTACAAGCTCCTGCCGACGTTGATCGTCAGCGTCGGCGTTTCGCTGGTGATGTTCTGGATGTTTGAGATTCAGTTCCTGATTCCGCTGCCGAAGGGGCCGCTGGAGGCCTGGCTCGGATATTGA